One Desulfobulbus propionicus DSM 2032 DNA segment encodes these proteins:
- a CDS encoding glycosyltransferase family 2 protein, producing the protein MKSIGTNKSAYFVPVFNQVRELPQVLDEIRVANVPCDTFIFVNDGSTDGSEQVLADYGYSWLTNEKRMGLGYCYMKALDWALEHGYSFFGTMAANGKMLPSEMPRLLGPVMRGEVDYATGSRFLQGGASPNLPAFRRTMIPFVNHYVHFLTGARLTDATCGYRAFSLDIIRKANFDWHKPWMYAYGFESYLYAKVLLSETIRWHEVPITMRYPQKGVPYSKIVPFKGWYDMLKPWLIARLDGYSLDERI; encoded by the coding sequence ATGAAGAGCATCGGAACCAACAAGAGCGCCTATTTTGTTCCTGTTTTCAACCAGGTTCGCGAACTTCCCCAGGTCCTCGACGAGATAAGGGTGGCGAATGTTCCCTGCGACACCTTTATATTTGTCAACGACGGTTCGACCGACGGATCGGAACAGGTTCTCGCCGATTATGGTTACTCTTGGTTGACCAATGAAAAAAGGATGGGACTCGGCTATTGCTACATGAAGGCGCTTGATTGGGCGCTTGAACATGGGTACTCTTTTTTCGGGACTATGGCAGCCAACGGCAAGATGCTCCCGTCGGAGATGCCTCGCCTACTCGGGCCGGTGATGCGGGGAGAAGTGGACTATGCCACCGGTAGCCGTTTTCTGCAGGGGGGCGCCTCGCCAAATCTTCCAGCTTTTCGACGGACCATGATCCCGTTCGTCAACCACTACGTTCATTTTCTTACCGGAGCGCGCCTGACTGACGCAACCTGCGGTTATCGGGCCTTTTCACTCGATATCATCCGCAAGGCCAATTTTGACTGGCACAAACCGTGGATGTACGCTTACGGCTTTGAAAGCTATCTCTATGCCAAGGTCCTGCTGTCAGAAACTATACGATGGCATGAGGTCCCCATAACCATGCGTTATCCTCAAAAAGGTGTTCCCTACAGCAAGATCGTCCCCTTCAAGGGTTGGTATGACATGTTGAAACCCTGGCTCATAGCCCGCCTTGACGGCTACAGTTTGGACGAGAGGATTTGA
- a CDS encoding ArnT family glycosyltransferase codes for MHFFHIDLKFHILFSLFLCAALGLRILFYQGPSAADDMIYFSVVEKLLAGKDVGETITTAGHWGARTGMVFPLWGVMKFAGVSEAASMIYPLVLSAATMVLIYFSGFNLFGPAPALIALASYALLPLDVHYAGIMYPDGPVVFFSFLSLYLLFLVSGSTKFSVWAPLLAGISLGLGYCIRETSILLFIIVPLLFVPAKNKVAYCKSVVLFGIGFALVLACEMLLFWFLTDNLFARFQILTQKTQVLTPHQYPFIPRFHSYFWDGPILLFATYWMAPLLIPLVLIAAPFAFLWERQYTDQRKEDGKVLWLAILALAVLLFFIYAPVIGFTKPLERDERYYLIVMPLFALLFGVMVDHVFRSGKLWKKFAIFTLVINLILSLFALGCIVNKNSIGLTEIHAFIHATPAAKYLLPEALAPALRLKVGGATESEKITSYRYSDNPILPVQGLSDQAYLFYIPYLHRIQPDWTGPMHWPAERYVLWKVLHTESSLSCRLLQQVRLLDALPEFFSKRVCVSPDVHVYTFRQTTTSFSGHD; via the coding sequence ATGCATTTTTTTCATATTGATTTAAAGTTCCATATTCTTTTTTCACTTTTTCTCTGCGCTGCTCTCGGTTTGCGCATCCTTTTCTATCAAGGTCCTTCTGCTGCCGATGATATGATCTATTTTTCGGTTGTCGAAAAGCTTCTTGCTGGAAAGGATGTGGGCGAAACGATTACCACTGCAGGCCATTGGGGTGCGCGAACAGGAATGGTCTTTCCGCTCTGGGGCGTGATGAAGTTTGCCGGCGTATCCGAGGCCGCTTCAATGATCTATCCCCTGGTCCTTTCCGCCGCAACCATGGTTCTGATCTATTTCTCCGGTTTCAACCTGTTCGGCCCCGCTCCGGCCTTGATTGCCCTTGCATCCTACGCCCTTTTGCCCCTGGATGTTCATTATGCAGGAATCATGTACCCGGATGGTCCGGTGGTCTTTTTCAGTTTTCTTTCGTTGTATCTGCTGTTTTTGGTATCTGGCTCAACAAAATTCTCCGTATGGGCTCCGCTTCTGGCCGGAATTTCTCTCGGCTTGGGATATTGCATCCGCGAAACATCGATCCTGCTCTTCATCATCGTGCCACTTCTTTTTGTGCCCGCGAAAAACAAGGTTGCCTACTGCAAGTCAGTGGTGCTGTTCGGCATTGGATTCGCACTGGTCCTAGCATGTGAGATGCTCTTATTTTGGTTTTTGACGGATAACTTGTTTGCCCGTTTTCAAATACTCACCCAAAAAACCCAGGTGCTGACACCACATCAATATCCTTTCATTCCCCGGTTCCACAGTTACTTCTGGGACGGCCCCATCCTACTTTTTGCCACCTACTGGATGGCGCCGTTGCTGATTCCTCTTGTTCTCATTGCTGCCCCTTTTGCCTTCCTATGGGAACGGCAATACACCGACCAGCGAAAGGAGGACGGGAAGGTACTGTGGTTGGCCATTCTCGCTCTCGCTGTTCTCCTTTTTTTTATTTATGCCCCAGTGATCGGCTTTACCAAGCCGTTGGAGCGGGATGAGCGATATTATTTGATTGTCATGCCGTTGTTCGCTCTGCTTTTCGGCGTCATGGTAGATCATGTTTTCCGATCGGGGAAGCTATGGAAAAAATTTGCGATTTTCACGCTGGTCATTAATTTAATCCTCTCGCTTTTTGCCCTTGGGTGCATTGTCAATAAAAACTCCATCGGCTTGACAGAGATCCATGCGTTTATACATGCAACTCCTGCCGCAAAGTACCTGCTTCCAGAAGCGTTGGCTCCTGCGTTACGCCTGAAGGTCGGTGGTGCGACAGAGTCGGAGAAAATAACGTCCTATCGGTACAGCGATAATCCAATTTTACCAGTCCAAGGCTTAAGCGATCAGGCATATCTCTTTTACATTCCCTATCTTCATCGCATCCAACCAGATTGGACGGGACCCATGCACTGGCCGGCAGAGCGTTATGTGTTATGGAAGGTGTTGCACACCGAATCTTCCCTTTCTTGCCGCCTCTTACAGCAAGTCCGCTTGCTCGACGCTCTGCCTGAATTTTTCTCCAAGAGAGTATGCGTTTCCCCGGATGTCCACGTATATACATTCAGACAAACCACTACTAGCTTTTCCGGCCATGACTGA
- a CDS encoding O-antigen ligase family protein produces MRVILLKILFPILSLFSFVNPFYGVINYTFISVIRPEQLTYGSPIIGNVFALAIGCLFIACITKKEKLIFAISNKFFVSFLLFVIFLYVSTYFSPFTDFTETRGSIYYLQQFPQIFVFCLCLYAVLTRLTKKEVQFYLYILTFLFLFMGLWGIEQYFRGNTLVENLFGTAIVDRCGITAVFILYFPISLYLFISNKGFKKIFGLISSITFMVMIILTQSRAGFLGFLMTLFVLWLHSKQKIKLLLISFVFVIPVLFILPNEYISRIKTIKYDSVKNEEILDLSAASRIVLWKIALKIFQDNPVAGIGNLNFSKAGIIYHSDFIGKINEDLYEYIFDHKTIKLSHSHNTFINILAEGGLIATIPFFIVLFLPIVNGHFLIKKYINKENDYAKLLLYINSGLIGFYVAAIFANLLLLDFLYWNLTLSYFIGNKIYNDSEL; encoded by the coding sequence ATGCGGGTAATTTTATTAAAAATTTTATTTCCAATTCTATCATTATTTAGTTTTGTTAATCCATTTTATGGAGTCATTAACTATACTTTTATTTCAGTAATTAGGCCAGAGCAACTAACATACGGTTCACCAATCATTGGGAACGTATTTGCTTTGGCAATAGGTTGCTTATTCATTGCTTGTATTACCAAAAAAGAAAAATTAATTTTTGCAATTTCAAATAAATTTTTTGTAAGTTTTTTATTATTTGTAATTTTTCTATATGTATCAACATACTTTAGTCCTTTTACGGATTTCACTGAAACACGTGGTAGCATATATTATCTTCAGCAATTTCCACAGATTTTTGTTTTTTGCCTTTGCTTATATGCTGTGCTTACTAGATTAACGAAAAAAGAAGTTCAATTTTATTTATATATATTGACTTTTTTATTTTTATTTATGGGATTATGGGGGATTGAACAATATTTTCGTGGAAATACACTGGTAGAAAATCTTTTTGGCACAGCCATTGTCGATCGATGTGGAATAACAGCTGTTTTTATACTATACTTTCCAATCTCTTTATATTTATTTATTTCTAATAAAGGATTCAAAAAAATATTTGGCCTTATCAGTTCCATTACTTTCATGGTTATGATAATTTTAACTCAATCGAGAGCTGGTTTTCTTGGTTTTTTGATGACTCTTTTTGTTTTGTGGCTGCACTCAAAACAAAAAATAAAATTATTATTGATATCATTTGTTTTTGTAATTCCTGTCTTATTTATTTTGCCTAACGAGTATATCTCTAGAATAAAAACTATTAAATATGATTCGGTTAAAAATGAAGAAATTTTAGATTTGTCTGCAGCTTCAAGGATTGTTTTATGGAAAATTGCTTTAAAAATATTTCAAGATAACCCGGTCGCAGGGATTGGAAATTTGAATTTTTCCAAGGCTGGAATAATCTATCATTCTGATTTTATAGGTAAAATAAATGAAGATTTATATGAATATATATTCGATCATAAAACAATTAAATTGTCTCATAGTCATAATACTTTTATTAATATTCTAGCAGAAGGTGGACTTATTGCAACTATTCCGTTTTTTATTGTTCTATTTTTACCAATAGTAAACGGACATTTTTTGATAAAAAAATATATCAACAAAGAAAATGATTATGCAAAACTCTTGTTATATATAAACAGTGGCTTGATTGGATTTTATGTAGCAGCTATTTTTGCGAATCTATTATTACTCGATTTTCTTTATTGGAATCTTACACTTTCATATTTTATTGGAAATAAGATATACAATGATAGTGAATTATAA
- a CDS encoding acyltransferase, whose translation MIVNYNIQNKINCFRGLAIIGVLIIHSSAPIINPKFQSPSIWIDITIIFNQISRYSVPLFFFISGFLYGNIYSEKNINYIYFIKRRFVKIIIPFIIWSIIYLILRLTTGDIESDEINFINLIKIVITGSAYGHLYFIPSIFQFYLLLPLILWISKKIFNSYIEYFYLFVLIILFSIVYEVRIVNLLSNKNDLIFLKSYWFYWWYPFAAIGILVGLGSNIIFKINKKLLFIGACIFLYIICYEYIKAFHEWPKFSDTIGNILDINQIATFLRPGAYWYALSVCFLLFRCIYSNSILEFTLISSFGKYSFGIYFLHPMINKIIIKFIKLLEVDLTHNLWSSIILFFIGSSLTYVIVAQCSKIKDSEYFFGTVR comes from the coding sequence ATGATAGTGAATTATAATATTCAAAACAAAATTAATTGTTTTCGTGGTCTTGCTATAATAGGAGTGTTAATTATACATTCCTCGGCGCCAATTATTAATCCAAAATTTCAAAGTCCTTCTATATGGATTGATATTACAATAATATTTAATCAAATCTCACGTTACAGTGTGCCATTATTTTTTTTTATATCAGGATTTTTATATGGAAATATTTATTCTGAAAAAAATATTAATTATATTTATTTCATAAAACGACGTTTTGTTAAAATAATAATACCTTTTATAATTTGGTCAATCATATATTTAATATTACGGTTGACAACAGGTGATATTGAAAGTGATGAAATTAATTTTATTAATTTAATCAAAATTGTCATCACGGGTTCAGCTTATGGTCATTTATATTTTATACCTTCGATATTTCAATTTTATCTTTTATTGCCATTAATCTTGTGGATTTCAAAAAAAATATTCAATTCCTATATTGAATATTTTTATTTATTTGTCTTAATTATTTTATTTAGCATTGTTTACGAAGTGAGGATAGTCAATTTATTAAGCAATAAAAATGATTTAATTTTTCTAAAAAGTTATTGGTTTTATTGGTGGTACCCATTTGCAGCAATAGGTATATTGGTTGGATTAGGTTCAAATATTATTTTTAAAATTAATAAAAAATTATTATTTATAGGAGCTTGCATTTTTTTATATATAATTTGCTACGAATATATAAAAGCTTTCCATGAATGGCCCAAATTTTCAGATACTATTGGTAATATATTAGATATTAATCAAATCGCCACTTTTTTGCGACCAGGAGCTTACTGGTATGCTCTAAGTGTTTGTTTTTTACTTTTTCGGTGTATCTATAGTAATAGTATTTTAGAGTTTACATTGATTAGTTCTTTTGGTAAATATTCTTTTGGAATTTACTTTTTACATCCTATGATCAATAAAATTATTATTAAATTTATAAAATTATTAGAAGTTGACCTAACTCATAATTTATGGAGTAGTATAATACTGTTTTTTATAGGTTCCAGTCTAACTTATGTAATAGTTGCACAATGTTCAAAAATAAAAGATTCTGAATATTTTTTTGGAACTGTTCGATAA
- a CDS encoding polysaccharide deacetylase family protein, whose protein sequence is MPQIIKKLLCETMVLCGLARAGRLRNRSKLLVVMYHGVSRLPHLDPIWTQLPVERFERQLDFLQRWYCPVTLAQVLRALRGKQTLPPRAVLLTFDDGLRNNYTVAWPILRARKIPATVFLTVDYIGGHRLLWPDELYLLVKNAHENAQALPEPFASLCLQTETVWPRYAILVEALKRMDDDQRQQAMDALRRATPLPDHAHCEDFTLLNWQEVDTMHRDGLMDFGVHTASHIILSRIAPGDLKKEIVWPKKRLEEKLGHEVEAFCYPNGRSGIDFHEEHKTGLHQAGYACAFTTDHGLHAMGTDPFAIKRIAAGNDMTSDPAFFQLACSGII, encoded by the coding sequence ATGCCCCAGATTATCAAAAAGCTGCTCTGTGAGACCATGGTCCTGTGCGGGCTGGCACGGGCCGGTCGATTGCGGAATCGGAGCAAATTGCTGGTCGTCATGTATCACGGCGTCAGCCGCTTGCCACACTTAGACCCGATCTGGACCCAACTTCCAGTGGAACGCTTTGAACGGCAACTCGATTTTCTCCAGCGTTGGTATTGCCCCGTCACCCTCGCCCAGGTTCTCCGGGCCCTTCGGGGCAAGCAAACACTGCCGCCAAGAGCGGTATTGCTCACCTTTGACGACGGCCTTCGCAACAATTACACCGTGGCGTGGCCGATATTGAGAGCCAGGAAAATACCGGCCACAGTTTTTTTGACCGTGGACTACATCGGCGGTCATCGGCTGCTCTGGCCGGATGAACTCTATCTCCTAGTCAAGAATGCCCATGAAAACGCCCAGGCTCTTCCGGAACCATTCGCCAGCCTATGCCTGCAAACCGAGACAGTCTGGCCACGTTATGCGATCTTGGTCGAGGCACTGAAAAGGATGGACGATGACCAGCGCCAACAGGCCATGGATGCCCTGCGCCGGGCAACACCACTGCCCGACCATGCCCATTGCGAAGACTTCACCCTGCTCAACTGGCAAGAGGTAGATACCATGCACCGGGATGGCCTGATGGATTTCGGTGTGCATACGGCCTCCCATATCATTCTCAGCCGCATCGCGCCGGGAGATCTGAAAAAGGAAATCGTCTGGCCCAAAAAGAGATTGGAGGAAAAGCTGGGCCATGAGGTGGAGGCCTTCTGTTATCCCAACGGCAGGAGCGGCATCGATTTTCACGAGGAGCATAAGACCGGGCTTCACCAGGCCGGATACGCCTGTGCCTTCACCACCGACCACGGCCTGCATGCCATGGGCACCGACCCCTTTGCCATCAAACGGATTGCCGCCGGCAACGACATGACCTCCGACCCGGCCTTTTTTCAATTGGCCTGTTCCGGCATAATCTGA
- a CDS encoding FAD-dependent oxidoreductase codes for MSSESGTESRFDAIIIGGGFYGCCIALVLRNFCDRILLVDKEKDLLLRASAINQARVHTGYHYPRSLVTAIRSFVNFPRFLLDFKGCIYDEFVKLYAIARRGSKVNAFQFHETFKRIGAPIEIAPVRYTKLFNADTIEEVFLVREVAFDAAKLREILRERLDRAGIELSMETEVHKVAGNQEGFVDILLSNGLRFTAGKVFNCTYSRINTLLKNSGLPLLSLKHELTEMPLVEMPEELKNVGITVMDGPFFSLMPYPSLNLHSFPHVRYTPHYEWRDMEQCIDGHQLLRTADLKTHFPFMVKDAARYMPLIGEVRYKKSLFEVKTVLVQNEIDDGRPILFRRDHGLKNFSTVMGGKIDNIYDVLEMIGEIKEYAGYSPKGLLRYLKNDGLVKSQKSGNHVS; via the coding sequence ATGTCATCTGAATCGGGGACAGAAAGCCGCTTTGACGCAATAATCATCGGTGGCGGATTCTACGGCTGTTGTATTGCCTTGGTCCTCCGAAATTTCTGCGACAGGATTCTTCTTGTCGACAAAGAAAAAGACCTGCTGCTGCGAGCCTCGGCAATCAACCAGGCCAGGGTGCACACCGGCTATCACTATCCCCGGAGTTTGGTAACGGCAATCAGGTCATTTGTCAACTTCCCTCGTTTTCTCCTTGATTTCAAAGGATGCATTTATGATGAATTCGTGAAGCTGTACGCCATTGCGCGACGGGGATCAAAGGTAAACGCCTTTCAGTTTCATGAAACGTTTAAAAGAATCGGTGCCCCCATAGAGATCGCTCCGGTGCGATATACAAAATTGTTCAACGCCGATACGATCGAAGAGGTTTTCCTGGTTCGGGAAGTGGCATTTGATGCCGCCAAGTTACGGGAGATTCTTCGCGAACGATTGGACAGGGCTGGGATCGAACTCAGCATGGAGACAGAGGTCCACAAAGTGGCTGGAAACCAAGAGGGCTTCGTCGATATCCTGCTCTCCAATGGTCTGCGGTTCACGGCTGGCAAGGTCTTTAACTGCACATACTCCCGGATCAATACACTGTTGAAAAATTCAGGCCTCCCTCTGTTGTCCCTGAAACACGAATTGACAGAAATGCCGCTGGTGGAGATGCCAGAGGAACTGAAAAATGTGGGCATCACCGTCATGGATGGGCCTTTTTTTTCCTTGATGCCCTACCCTTCGCTGAACCTGCATTCCTTTCCCCACGTACGCTATACGCCCCATTACGAGTGGCGCGACATGGAACAATGCATTGATGGTCATCAATTATTACGTACGGCTGACCTGAAAACCCATTTTCCCTTCATGGTCAAGGATGCGGCCCGCTATATGCCGCTGATCGGCGAAGTCAGGTATAAAAAGTCCCTTTTTGAGGTGAAAACCGTCCTTGTTCAAAACGAAATTGATGATGGGCGACCAATTCTGTTCCGCAGGGATCATGGTCTGAAAAATTTTTCAACCGTCATGGGCGGAAAAATTGACAACATTTACGATGTTCTTGAAATGATAGGTGAAATCAAGGAGTACGCCGGATATTCTCCTAAGGGTTTGCTGCGCTATCTGAAAAATGATGGCCTCGTAAAAAGTCAGAAATCCGGAAATCACGTATCGTGA
- a CDS encoding oligosaccharide flippase family protein, whose protein sequence is MIIKRIIFNVLSNYAHLFISVVLALVMSPFIVHTLGDFFYGVWSIIAAITGYFSLLDLGINRAIVRYISKYEAENNINALNKFFNTSLLLFVFLGLLIVLATFITTFYLDTILDLKEYSTISKIVFLIVGIDFAFSFPFGAIYAVIIAKQRHTIANKINIISSISRNCAIYASLSFMPDIVILAVCNVFFNLIRNFCIFYEAKKISPEISYKLTFFDKKIIRNIFNYSLYSFAVSVSSRIISFTDEIVVGLFLTVSDVTYYAIAVNLVTYFEKLIWAGASVLVPYISQLDSSNDHEGIERAFYQSFKYTLLFTLFIFFGIIFLGRPFIDIWMGETYGEKAFPVLIILATAKVVSHGQSITIARFLGTSNHKFLGIINSLEALSNLVLSLFLVVHYQLIGVAIGT, encoded by the coding sequence ATGATAATTAAAAGGATAATATTTAACGTTTTATCAAACTACGCTCACCTTTTTATTTCAGTTGTTTTGGCCTTGGTAATGTCACCATTTATTGTACATACCTTGGGGGATTTTTTTTACGGGGTATGGTCAATAATAGCAGCAATAACCGGATACTTTTCACTTCTCGATCTTGGAATAAATAGGGCAATAGTTCGATATATTTCAAAATATGAAGCAGAAAATAATATCAACGCTTTAAATAAATTTTTCAACACAAGTTTATTATTGTTTGTTTTTTTAGGTTTGCTAATCGTATTGGCAACATTTATTACTACATTTTATCTCGATACAATTCTGGATTTAAAAGAATATTCGACTATATCAAAAATCGTATTTTTAATAGTTGGCATTGATTTTGCTTTTTCATTTCCATTTGGAGCTATTTATGCAGTTATTATAGCTAAACAACGGCACACAATTGCTAATAAAATTAATATAATTAGTAGCATATCGAGAAATTGTGCGATTTACGCATCACTTTCGTTTATGCCTGATATTGTTATTCTTGCCGTGTGTAATGTGTTTTTCAATTTAATAAGAAATTTTTGTATTTTTTATGAAGCAAAAAAAATATCTCCGGAAATTTCTTATAAATTGACATTTTTTGATAAAAAAATAATTAGAAATATTTTTAATTACAGCCTGTATAGTTTCGCTGTATCAGTCTCTTCAAGAATCATAAGTTTCACCGACGAAATAGTTGTTGGACTCTTCTTGACGGTAAGCGATGTTACTTACTACGCTATTGCTGTTAATCTAGTCACTTATTTTGAAAAATTGATATGGGCTGGTGCTAGTGTTTTAGTTCCTTATATCAGTCAATTAGACTCATCCAATGACCATGAAGGGATAGAAAGGGCTTTTTACCAATCCTTTAAATATACTCTTCTTTTTACCCTTTTTATATTCTTTGGCATTATATTTTTAGGGCGTCCCTTTATCGATATATGGATGGGGGAGACGTATGGAGAAAAAGCCTTTCCTGTTTTAATAATCCTAGCAACTGCTAAAGTTGTATCGCACGGGCAATCGATTACTATTGCGCGTTTTTTAGGGACAAGTAATCATAAATTCCTTGGTATTATTAATTCGTTGGAAGCTTTATCAAATTTGGTGCTTAGTTTATTTCTAGTTGTGCATTATCAATTAATAGGGGTTGCTATAGGAACTTGA
- a CDS encoding aminotransferase class V-fold PLP-dependent enzyme has protein sequence MSAQKIYRTFPSINPATVFRKIREENPILDAKRFYLYASGRAALYHGALCLKKIGIHTIYAPEYHCGVEIEALVRAGLIVRFYPIKQDLSSDLVWLESNMVETNCALLVIHYFGFAQPLDQIVQLCKRKKILLIEDCAHALYSSFENNFLGSFGDMAIFSLHKTIPMPNGGGLLINNKEIPTPNPVKIKYDFVLLKITLRSILNYYINAGKIMALFSQSIINLYNKLIYNRDVVIHHIEENQNSSPWYYEVKQYNYKDGIAIISKILLRPQSYKKIIEKRKFNYNKLLRSLNFGPLFLPVFGELPEGCNPLCLPLKVNNSDYWLKKLQNSNLEIFVFGRFCHPLYNRNEIKSNELGRKIICLPIHQQLNQSDMNQLITLINENLRVKDN, from the coding sequence ATGTCTGCTCAAAAAATCTACAGAACCTTTCCATCCATCAACCCTGCTACGGTTTTTCGAAAAATCAGGGAAGAAAATCCAATTCTAGACGCAAAGCGTTTTTACCTCTATGCAAGTGGTCGTGCCGCGCTTTATCACGGCGCATTGTGCCTCAAAAAAATAGGCATTCATACCATATACGCCCCTGAATACCATTGCGGCGTTGAGATTGAAGCCTTGGTACGAGCTGGTTTGATTGTGCGTTTTTACCCAATTAAACAAGATCTCTCAAGCGATCTTGTTTGGTTAGAATCGAACATGGTAGAAACGAATTGCGCTTTATTAGTAATTCATTATTTCGGATTTGCACAACCGCTTGATCAGATTGTTCAATTATGCAAGCGTAAAAAGATACTTTTAATCGAAGATTGCGCACACGCCCTGTATTCTTCATTTGAAAATAATTTTTTAGGTTCATTTGGCGATATGGCCATTTTTAGCCTCCATAAAACTATTCCAATGCCGAATGGTGGTGGATTGCTTATTAATAATAAAGAAATACCTACACCTAACCCTGTAAAAATTAAATATGATTTTGTTTTATTGAAAATTACTCTAAGATCAATTCTCAATTATTACATTAATGCAGGGAAAATCATGGCTCTGTTTTCTCAAAGCATTATAAATCTCTACAATAAATTAATATATAACCGCGATGTAGTTATCCATCATATTGAAGAAAATCAGAATAGTTCTCCATGGTATTACGAAGTTAAGCAATATAATTACAAAGATGGAATAGCAATTATTTCAAAAATATTGCTACGTCCTCAATCGTATAAAAAAATAATTGAAAAAAGAAAATTTAATTACAACAAGCTGTTGAGATCATTAAATTTTGGACCATTATTTCTTCCTGTTTTTGGAGAATTACCTGAAGGATGTAATCCTCTTTGCCTTCCTTTAAAAGTAAATAACAGTGATTATTGGTTAAAAAAACTGCAAAATTCAAATTTGGAAATTTTTGTATTTGGCAGATTTTGTCATCCTCTTTATAATCGCAATGAAATCAAATCTAATGAATTAGGAAGAAAAATTATTTGCCTACCTATTCATCAACAATTAAATCAAAGTGATATGAATCAATTAATAACATTAATCAATGAAAATTTACGTGTTAAGGATAACTGA
- a CDS encoding lysylphosphatidylglycerol synthase transmembrane domain-containing protein yields MGSARMFFSTFMGIALSAALFYLAFRNVPLRELILYLRQVEIGWIAPSLMVILGAFFIRAERLRLIISASHPLSFSPVYHPLAIGYLANCIVPGRLGEIILPVLLKKNKKVPLSTGLAAVVAERIFDLITLLLLFTCVIPLVRLAPSQSTSFAGYELSTGTLHNLAGKMMILCVLLLLCINLVTIQATKNWIKGILHRLSSMSLFASSPHAQSRWRKACHLAETFLDNIASGFSLLRSARRLALCVFYSLAIWGLVIFANYLLTFGCPRMSGLSYAEISAMTIFIGFFVALPSAPGFWGVWEAGGIFALSVFGINTTDAAGYTLLNHVVQIGTFIVLGVVSALLTEFNWRNMLVQKSSSHYE; encoded by the coding sequence TTGGGTTCCGCCAGAATGTTTTTCTCCACCTTCATGGGGATAGCCCTGTCGGCGGCCTTGTTTTACCTGGCATTCCGGAATGTTCCTTTGCGGGAATTAATCCTCTATCTCCGCCAGGTTGAGATTGGCTGGATAGCTCCTTCCCTAATGGTGATATTAGGCGCTTTTTTTATCCGAGCGGAACGTTTGCGTCTTATTATCTCTGCATCGCATCCTCTCTCGTTTTCCCCGGTGTATCATCCCCTTGCTATCGGTTATTTGGCCAACTGCATAGTACCCGGCAGACTCGGAGAAATAATTCTTCCTGTCCTACTGAAAAAGAATAAAAAGGTTCCCTTGAGTACAGGGTTGGCGGCTGTTGTGGCCGAGCGAATTTTCGACCTGATCACCTTGCTGTTGCTCTTTACCTGTGTCATTCCTCTGGTACGGCTTGCCCCTTCCCAAAGCACTTCCTTTGCCGGGTACGAATTAAGTACAGGAACCCTGCATAATCTCGCAGGCAAGATGATGATTCTTTGTGTTTTATTGCTCCTGTGCATCAACCTCGTCACCATCCAGGCAACAAAGAATTGGATCAAAGGGATTCTTCATCGCCTTTCTTCCATGTCGTTGTTTGCCTCCTCTCCACATGCACAGTCGCGTTGGCGTAAAGCCTGCCACTTGGCCGAAACATTTTTGGACAATATTGCCTCTGGTTTTTCATTGCTACGTTCGGCGAGAAGGCTTGCGCTGTGCGTTTTTTATTCCTTGGCTATTTGGGGCCTGGTGATTTTTGCAAACTATCTGCTGACCTTTGGCTGTCCTCGAATGAGTGGCCTGAGTTATGCAGAAATCAGTGCGATGACCATTTTCATCGGTTTTTTTGTCGCGTTGCCATCGGCTCCAGGTTTTTGGGGGGTATGGGAGGCGGGGGGTATTTTTGCGCTGAGTGTGTTTGGGATCAACACAACCGATGCAGCAGGATATACTTTGCTCAACCATGTGGTGCAAATTGGCACTTTTATCGTACTCGGCGTAGTTTCCGCCTTGTTAACCGAATTTAATTGGCGAAACATGCTTGTTCAAAAATCTTCATCGCATTACGAATGA